From the genome of Desmodus rotundus isolate HL8 chromosome 2, HLdesRot8A.1, whole genome shotgun sequence, one region includes:
- the SAMD7 gene encoding sterile alpha motif domain-containing protein 7 isoform X2 encodes MDPTEAHPRRNMSVAGEPGSPEERHLCRLSSGMTLEEFHQWREVLMINPKMAMNPLLTASGQQRIPLAPSPFEPPNVDRDLLPSTVAPIDPRQFCVPSQFGSSVLPNANMPNMMSNCVYSGWGVLPPESLKAMARRNEMIQRQHTARMEMEMHAIYQQRRIEKVNPNGLAGLGIPFLYGSSISAGPATCHHRAMLPASDLHLHRRSLRNLHGNPMLVATGPRYLEGWGQKCLHLRRGSGNQKVLHSDTENSKSQAEEKSLGEIHVIPYEEDEYAKGPEIKARSNQNSREISEKPSAVLANTCGELEPTHRKHWNAPDPRMEAQAWDRGREKVSEKFCAAPARGTHVLVTSGENLSLDEDIQKWTVSDVHTFISGLPGCSGYAQVFKDHAIDGETLPLLTEEHLRSTMGLKLGPALKIQLQVSQHMESMLYKKRFSLPTHAKQAFDQPADTSPPGF; translated from the exons AATTCCACCAGTGGCGAGAGGTACTGATGATAAATCCAAAGATGGCCATGAACCCTTTACTGACAGCATCAGGGCAGCAAAGGATCCCGCTGGCTCCCTCACCATTTGAACCTCCAAATGTGGACAG AGATTTATTGCCTTCCACTGTAGCTCCAATCGACCCAAGACAGTTTTGTGTTCCATCCCAATTTGGATCCTCTGTTCTACCAAACGCAAACATGCCGAACATGATGTCCAATTGCGTCTATTCAG gTTGGGGCGTTTTACCACCTGAATCCTTAAAGGCAATGGCCAGAAGGAATGAAATGATTCAAAGGCAACATACTGCCAG gatgGAAATGGAAATGCATGCCATTTACCAGCAAAGAAGAATAGAAAAAGTGAATCCCAACGGATTAGCAGGTCTGGGGATACCATTCCTCTACGGCTCCAGTATCTCAGCTGGCCCAGCCACCTGCCACCACAGGGCCATGCTCCCTGCCAGTGACCTGCATTTGCACAGACGCTCCCTGAGAAACCTTCATGGAAACCCCATGCTTGTGGCAACTGGTCCACGCTATCTAGAGGGTTGGGGGCAGAAATGTCTTCATCTCAGGAGAGGTTCAGGGAATCAGAAAGTTCTACACAGTGATACTGAGAATTCCAAAAGTCAAGCAGAAGAAAAATCTCTAGGCGAGATTCATGTAATTCCCTATGAAGAGGATGAGTATGCAAAAGGCCCAGAAATCAAAGCTCGCAGCAATCAGAATTCAAGAGAAATCAGCGAAAAGCCATCTGCAGTTCTTGCCAACACCTGTGGAGAGTTGGAGCCCACCCATAGAAAACACTGGAACGCTCCTGACCCTCGGATGGAAGCTCAGGCCTGGGACCGTGGGAGAGAGAAGGTCTCAGAGAAGTTTTGTGCAGCCCCAGCCCGAG GAACACATGTGCTGGTTACAAGTGGGGAAAACCTATCTTTGGATGAAGACATTCAGAAATGGACCGTGAGTGATGTGCACACCTTCATTAGTGGCCTTCCGGGTTGTTCAGGCTACGCTCAG GTATTTAAAGATCATGCAATTGATGGGGAAACTTTGCCCTTACTCACAGAGGAGCATCTTCGAAGCACCATGGGTTTAAAGCTTGGGCCAGCACTAAAGATCCAATTGCAG GTGTCTCAACACATGGAAAGTATGCTCTACAAGAAAAGGTTTTCACTTCCTACCCATGCAAAACAAGCATTTGATCAACCAGCAGATACGTCCCCTCCTGGATTTTAA
- the SAMD7 gene encoding sterile alpha motif domain-containing protein 7 isoform X1 gives MDPTEAHPRRNMSVAGEPGSPEERHLCRLSSGMTLEEFHQWREVLMINPKMAMNPLLTASGQQRIPLAPSPFEPPNVDRDLLPSTVAPIDPRQFCVPSQFGSSVLPNANMPNMMSNCVYSGWGVLPPESLKAMARRNEMIQRQHTARMEMEMHAIYQQRRIEKVNPNGLAGLGIPFLYGSSISAGPATCHHRAMLPASDLHLHRRSLRNLHGNPMLVATGPRYLEGWGQKCLHLRRGSGNQKVLHSDTENSKSQAEEKSLGEIHVIPYEEDEYAKGPEIKARSNQNSREISEKPSAVLANTCGELEPTHRKHWNAPDPRMEAQAWDRGREKVSEKFCAAPARGEKNGVYPPLAQRSLSGTHVLVTSGENLSLDEDIQKWTVSDVHTFISGLPGCSGYAQVFKDHAIDGETLPLLTEEHLRSTMGLKLGPALKIQLQVSQHMESMLYKKRFSLPTHAKQAFDQPADTSPPGF, from the exons AATTCCACCAGTGGCGAGAGGTACTGATGATAAATCCAAAGATGGCCATGAACCCTTTACTGACAGCATCAGGGCAGCAAAGGATCCCGCTGGCTCCCTCACCATTTGAACCTCCAAATGTGGACAG AGATTTATTGCCTTCCACTGTAGCTCCAATCGACCCAAGACAGTTTTGTGTTCCATCCCAATTTGGATCCTCTGTTCTACCAAACGCAAACATGCCGAACATGATGTCCAATTGCGTCTATTCAG gTTGGGGCGTTTTACCACCTGAATCCTTAAAGGCAATGGCCAGAAGGAATGAAATGATTCAAAGGCAACATACTGCCAG gatgGAAATGGAAATGCATGCCATTTACCAGCAAAGAAGAATAGAAAAAGTGAATCCCAACGGATTAGCAGGTCTGGGGATACCATTCCTCTACGGCTCCAGTATCTCAGCTGGCCCAGCCACCTGCCACCACAGGGCCATGCTCCCTGCCAGTGACCTGCATTTGCACAGACGCTCCCTGAGAAACCTTCATGGAAACCCCATGCTTGTGGCAACTGGTCCACGCTATCTAGAGGGTTGGGGGCAGAAATGTCTTCATCTCAGGAGAGGTTCAGGGAATCAGAAAGTTCTACACAGTGATACTGAGAATTCCAAAAGTCAAGCAGAAGAAAAATCTCTAGGCGAGATTCATGTAATTCCCTATGAAGAGGATGAGTATGCAAAAGGCCCAGAAATCAAAGCTCGCAGCAATCAGAATTCAAGAGAAATCAGCGAAAAGCCATCTGCAGTTCTTGCCAACACCTGTGGAGAGTTGGAGCCCACCCATAGAAAACACTGGAACGCTCCTGACCCTCGGATGGAAGCTCAGGCCTGGGACCGTGGGAGAGAGAAGGTCTCAGAGAAGTTTTGTGCAGCCCCAGCCCGAGGTGAAAAGAATGGGGTTTATCCTCCACTTGCTCAACGATCTTTGTCAG GAACACATGTGCTGGTTACAAGTGGGGAAAACCTATCTTTGGATGAAGACATTCAGAAATGGACCGTGAGTGATGTGCACACCTTCATTAGTGGCCTTCCGGGTTGTTCAGGCTACGCTCAG GTATTTAAAGATCATGCAATTGATGGGGAAACTTTGCCCTTACTCACAGAGGAGCATCTTCGAAGCACCATGGGTTTAAAGCTTGGGCCAGCACTAAAGATCCAATTGCAG GTGTCTCAACACATGGAAAGTATGCTCTACAAGAAAAGGTTTTCACTTCCTACCCATGCAAAACAAGCATTTGATCAACCAGCAGATACGTCCCCTCCTGGATTTTAA
- the SAMD7 gene encoding sterile alpha motif domain-containing protein 7 isoform X3, which translates to MINPKMAMNPLLTASGQQRIPLAPSPFEPPNVDRDLLPSTVAPIDPRQFCVPSQFGSSVLPNANMPNMMSNCVYSGWGVLPPESLKAMARRNEMIQRQHTARMEMEMHAIYQQRRIEKVNPNGLAGLGIPFLYGSSISAGPATCHHRAMLPASDLHLHRRSLRNLHGNPMLVATGPRYLEGWGQKCLHLRRGSGNQKVLHSDTENSKSQAEEKSLGEIHVIPYEEDEYAKGPEIKARSNQNSREISEKPSAVLANTCGELEPTHRKHWNAPDPRMEAQAWDRGREKVSEKFCAAPARGEKNGVYPPLAQRSLSGTHVLVTSGENLSLDEDIQKWTVSDVHTFISGLPGCSGYAQVFKDHAIDGETLPLLTEEHLRSTMGLKLGPALKIQLQVSQHMESMLYKKRFSLPTHAKQAFDQPADTSPPGF; encoded by the exons ATGATAAATCCAAAGATGGCCATGAACCCTTTACTGACAGCATCAGGGCAGCAAAGGATCCCGCTGGCTCCCTCACCATTTGAACCTCCAAATGTGGACAG AGATTTATTGCCTTCCACTGTAGCTCCAATCGACCCAAGACAGTTTTGTGTTCCATCCCAATTTGGATCCTCTGTTCTACCAAACGCAAACATGCCGAACATGATGTCCAATTGCGTCTATTCAG gTTGGGGCGTTTTACCACCTGAATCCTTAAAGGCAATGGCCAGAAGGAATGAAATGATTCAAAGGCAACATACTGCCAG gatgGAAATGGAAATGCATGCCATTTACCAGCAAAGAAGAATAGAAAAAGTGAATCCCAACGGATTAGCAGGTCTGGGGATACCATTCCTCTACGGCTCCAGTATCTCAGCTGGCCCAGCCACCTGCCACCACAGGGCCATGCTCCCTGCCAGTGACCTGCATTTGCACAGACGCTCCCTGAGAAACCTTCATGGAAACCCCATGCTTGTGGCAACTGGTCCACGCTATCTAGAGGGTTGGGGGCAGAAATGTCTTCATCTCAGGAGAGGTTCAGGGAATCAGAAAGTTCTACACAGTGATACTGAGAATTCCAAAAGTCAAGCAGAAGAAAAATCTCTAGGCGAGATTCATGTAATTCCCTATGAAGAGGATGAGTATGCAAAAGGCCCAGAAATCAAAGCTCGCAGCAATCAGAATTCAAGAGAAATCAGCGAAAAGCCATCTGCAGTTCTTGCCAACACCTGTGGAGAGTTGGAGCCCACCCATAGAAAACACTGGAACGCTCCTGACCCTCGGATGGAAGCTCAGGCCTGGGACCGTGGGAGAGAGAAGGTCTCAGAGAAGTTTTGTGCAGCCCCAGCCCGAGGTGAAAAGAATGGGGTTTATCCTCCACTTGCTCAACGATCTTTGTCAG GAACACATGTGCTGGTTACAAGTGGGGAAAACCTATCTTTGGATGAAGACATTCAGAAATGGACCGTGAGTGATGTGCACACCTTCATTAGTGGCCTTCCGGGTTGTTCAGGCTACGCTCAG GTATTTAAAGATCATGCAATTGATGGGGAAACTTTGCCCTTACTCACAGAGGAGCATCTTCGAAGCACCATGGGTTTAAAGCTTGGGCCAGCACTAAAGATCCAATTGCAG GTGTCTCAACACATGGAAAGTATGCTCTACAAGAAAAGGTTTTCACTTCCTACCCATGCAAAACAAGCATTTGATCAACCAGCAGATACGTCCCCTCCTGGATTTTAA